The following are from one region of the Methanothermobacter sp. genome:
- the moaC gene encoding cyclic pyranopterin monophosphate synthase MoaC — MKMKKFTHLKGDSVHMVDVGSKAIVRRTATAEGHISLTEDTLKLISEKRIEKGNVLATAQIAAIVAVKRTWDLIPLCHQLPLTGVDVEFDVMEDGITARVTVKCDGKTGVEMEALTGVSVALLTIWDMVKSVEKDEHGQYPETKISNIRVLKKEKIELEEVVE; from the coding sequence ATGAAAATGAAGAAGTTTACCCATCTAAAAGGAGACTCTGTACATATGGTTGATGTGGGATCTAAGGCTATTGTCAGAAGGACGGCGACCGCTGAAGGTCATATATCACTCACTGAGGATACCCTGAAATTGATCAGTGAAAAAAGGATCGAAAAGGGGAACGTTCTTGCAACAGCCCAGATAGCCGCCATAGTTGCGGTTAAACGGACCTGGGACCTCATACCCCTCTGTCACCAGCTCCCTCTAACAGGGGTTGACGTTGAATTCGATGTCATGGAGGATGGGATCACCGCTAGGGTGACTGTAAAGTGCGATGGAAAAACAGGTGTTGAAATGGAAGCCCTCACAGGGGTTTCTGTGGCGCTCCTTACAATCTGGGACATGGTCAAAAGTGTTGAGAAGGACGAGCATGGGCAGTACCCTGAAACCAAAATCAGTAATATCAGGGTCCTTAAAAAGGAGAAAATAGAGCTGGAAGAAGTGGTTGAATGA
- a CDS encoding glycosyltransferase family 4 protein, with protein sequence MKKILMVGKFPPHIGGVASHVHNLSVELKKRGNEVYVLTYPHDKIRDIDNIKVFSAPTLNIKGLRGLIFIFTSAVKIIKIIRNYEIDIIHAHYIIPPALSSFIASRLTGKPYYVTLHGSDVMILSSNPILRPLFRKILNNAKKVIVVTEALRDRLLRVGIDRDRIDVIYNSVDTTKFNPNVKSSFREEAGIGKNEKLILFVGNLVPQKGVEYLIKAKFIMKNPAKLVITGGGPLYDKLKAMADAREEDIIFTGPRTDVSNLMKAADVVVLPSISEGLPMVILEAMAMGKPIVATRVGGIPAVVDENVGILVNPESPSELASALDQLLEDDKKRKKLGENGLRRALEFSKIKIPY encoded by the coding sequence ATGAAGAAAATTTTGATGGTTGGAAAGTTCCCACCCCATATTGGGGGTGTTGCATCCCATGTACATAATCTCTCTGTTGAACTCAAAAAAAGGGGAAATGAAGTCTACGTGCTCACCTATCCACATGATAAAATCAGAGATATTGATAATATAAAGGTCTTCAGTGCGCCAACATTAAATATTAAAGGTCTGAGGGGCCTGATTTTTATTTTTACATCAGCCGTGAAGATTATAAAGATAATAAGGAACTATGAAATAGATATAATCCACGCCCATTATATTATACCGCCTGCTCTGTCATCTTTTATTGCATCGAGACTAACTGGTAAACCATATTATGTAACTCTCCATGGCTCGGATGTCATGATACTATCTTCAAACCCCATTTTAAGACCATTATTCCGGAAAATCCTGAATAATGCTAAGAAGGTTATTGTGGTGACCGAGGCTCTTAGAGATAGGCTTCTTAGGGTTGGAATAGATAGGGACAGGATAGATGTAATATATAATTCAGTTGATACCACTAAATTCAACCCTAATGTTAAGAGTTCTTTCAGAGAGGAAGCTGGGATAGGAAAGAATGAAAAGCTAATTCTATTTGTGGGTAACCTTGTACCCCAAAAAGGTGTCGAGTATCTAATAAAGGCGAAATTCATCATGAAAAACCCTGCAAAGCTTGTAATCACCGGTGGTGGACCCCTCTATGATAAACTGAAAGCGATGGCAGATGCCAGGGAAGAGGATATCATCTTCACAGGCCCCCGCACAGACGTCAGTAACCTCATGAAGGCTGCTGATGTTGTGGTCCTCCCCTCCATCTCAGAGGGTCTTCCCATGGTTATCCTTGAGGCGATGGCAATGGGAAAACCTATCGTAGCAACAAGGGTTGGGGGAATACCTGCCGTGGTGGATGAAAATGTGGGTATTCTGGTGAATCCGGAATCACCCTCTGAACTCGCCAGTGCACTGGATCAGCTTCTGGAAGATGATAAAAAAAGAAAAAAATTAGGTGAGAATGGACTGAGAAGGGCGCTTGAGTTCTCCAAAATTAAAATACCCTACTAG
- the cbiD gene encoding cobalt-precorrin-5B (C(1))-methyltransferase CbiD, translating to MKDERVFGITTGTAATAAALASLLCLRGCVVKRVCVETPSGKIDVDVDSVERISQDTARASVIKRPYGDPDVTVNLSIMAEVQITESSGVVIRGGEGVGTVTKPGLQVPPGEAAINPVPRRMIKENLQKYLKDGEGAIVTVSVPDGEKVASKTMNPRLGIEGGISILGTSGIARPMSSSAYRRSLACQIDIAVARGFKELVFVPGNIGERFAREYFKQIEEERIIQMANFPGYMLEKAAKKGLKKIILMGHAGKLIKLSAGIFQTKNSIADARREIMTAHTALSGAAPEVTKRIFNLATVEEMITELKKYGLTESVFNSISKSIKDRCSEKFSLDVDVLIFSMSGTILNSDFKIQPNHRFDRGDL from the coding sequence ATGAAGGATGAGAGGGTATTCGGGATCACCACGGGGACAGCTGCCACTGCAGCGGCCCTCGCATCACTTCTATGTTTAAGGGGTTGTGTGGTCAAAAGGGTCTGTGTTGAAACCCCCTCAGGAAAAATCGATGTGGATGTTGATTCTGTTGAAAGGATCTCCCAGGACACGGCAAGGGCCAGTGTAATAAAGAGGCCCTACGGAGACCCTGATGTCACAGTGAACCTCAGCATCATGGCAGAGGTTCAGATCACTGAAAGCTCTGGAGTCGTAATCAGGGGCGGTGAGGGTGTCGGTACCGTGACAAAACCTGGTCTCCAGGTTCCACCGGGCGAAGCTGCAATAAACCCCGTTCCCAGGAGAATGATAAAGGAAAATCTCCAGAAATACCTGAAGGATGGAGAGGGAGCGATTGTCACTGTATCGGTTCCTGATGGAGAAAAAGTCGCATCAAAGACCATGAACCCCCGCCTCGGGATTGAGGGTGGTATCTCCATCCTGGGGACAAGTGGTATTGCAAGACCAATGTCCTCCTCAGCCTACAGGAGATCCCTTGCATGTCAGATTGACATTGCAGTCGCCCGGGGATTCAAGGAACTCGTCTTTGTCCCCGGTAACATCGGAGAAAGGTTCGCCAGAGAATACTTCAAGCAGATTGAGGAGGAGAGGATAATACAGATGGCCAACTTTCCGGGTTACATGCTGGAGAAAGCCGCCAAAAAGGGTTTGAAGAAAATTATACTTATGGGCCATGCAGGTAAACTTATAAAGCTCTCTGCGGGAATATTCCAGACAAAGAACTCCATTGCAGATGCCCGTCGCGAGATAATGACCGCACATACTGCCCTCAGCGGTGCGGCTCCAGAGGTTACAAAAAGGATCTTCAACCTTGCAACCGTTGAGGAGATGATCACTGAACTGAAAAAATATGGGTTGACCGAAAGCGTATTCAACAGTATAAGTAAGTCTATAAAAGATAGATGTTCCGAAAAATTCTCCTTGGATGTCGATGTATTAATCTTCAGCATGAGTGGAACAATACTGAACTCCGACTTTAAAATTCAGCCGAATCATAGATTTGACAGAGGTGACCTATGA
- a CDS encoding MJ0307 family thioredoxin has protein sequence MVVKIEVFTSPTCPYCPMAIEVVDEAKKEFGDKIDVEKIDIMVDREKAIDYGLMAVPAIAINGVVRFVGAPGREELFEAISDEIE, from the coding sequence ATGGTTGTTAAAATAGAGGTTTTCACATCCCCAACCTGTCCCTACTGTCCAATGGCGATTGAGGTTGTTGATGAGGCCAAGAAGGAATTTGGGGACAAAATAGACGTTGAAAAAATTGACATAATGGTTGACCGGGAGAAGGCAATCGACTATGGCCTCATGGCAGTCCCTGCAATAGCGATAAACGGTGTTGTGAGGTTCGTTGGGGCCCCTGGCAGGGAGGAACTCTTCGAAGCCATAAGCGACGAAATAGAATAG
- the sppA gene encoding signal peptide peptidase SppA, whose protein sequence is MDRNSKIVAGLIVVLSIAGLIMSISGLMGGSEGTVAIIPVHGTIAYDSAGVSDAVNPDDIKNLIEEANSDPSVKAIVLDINSPGGTPVASEELMDAIKKSEKPVVSWISDSGTSGAYLAASASDRIVASPSAWVGSIGVILDLTDLSEMYKKIGINKYAIKAGEYKDMGADYRMITDEERQMLQSMVNEEYDYFIRTVAANRNLSVSYVRSLAEGRIFTGRQALKNRLVDYTGGKDYAVDVAAKLAGLRNYETVTLEPPGGFMKILSSMFSKLGFGGSANTTEHLKI, encoded by the coding sequence ATGGACAGAAACAGTAAGATAGTTGCTGGTTTAATTGTGGTTCTATCAATTGCAGGGCTGATAATGTCAATTTCAGGGCTCATGGGAGGATCTGAGGGTACTGTAGCAATCATACCTGTCCACGGGACCATAGCCTATGATTCAGCAGGGGTTTCCGATGCTGTCAACCCTGATGACATAAAGAATCTTATCGAGGAGGCCAACAGTGACCCTTCAGTTAAGGCCATAGTCCTTGATATAAACAGTCCAGGGGGAACTCCGGTGGCGAGTGAGGAACTGATGGATGCCATAAAAAAATCTGAAAAACCTGTCGTAAGCTGGATAAGTGATTCTGGAACCTCGGGAGCGTACCTTGCAGCCTCAGCATCTGACAGAATAGTTGCAAGTCCATCTGCATGGGTTGGAAGCATAGGTGTAATACTTGACCTCACAGATCTCTCTGAGATGTACAAAAAGATAGGCATAAACAAGTACGCAATAAAGGCGGGGGAATACAAGGATATGGGTGCAGATTACCGTATGATAACTGATGAGGAGAGACAGATGCTCCAGTCAATGGTGAATGAGGAGTATGACTACTTCATAAGGACCGTGGCTGCCAACAGAAATCTCAGCGTATCATATGTGCGTAGCCTTGCAGAGGGAAGGATATTCACTGGAAGGCAGGCCCTGAAGAACCGTCTTGTGGATTATACAGGTGGAAAAGATTATGCTGTTGATGTGGCAGCTAAACTTGCAGGTTTAAGGAACTATGAGACCGTAACCCTTGAACCGCCGGGCGGATTTATGAAGATCCTCTCAAGCATGTTCTCAAAGCTTGGATTTGGAGGTTCAGCAAATACAACAGAACATCTCAAGATCTAA
- a CDS encoding shikimate kinase — translation MKKAVKAPGSATVINAIATGRGSAFGIGLSVRAEAKLIDAGIECISLEGADTGLIEICTEMVLEHYGADTGVRVVTASDLPVASGLSSSSAASNATVMAVSELISEEFQLEPMDGREMLNMAVDASLRAGVTVTGAYDDASASFYGGLTVTDNMARRILCRREMENQKVLIYMPDRKSLTAQSDVPRMKLLAPWVDMAFREVLKGRVHSALTLNGILYCASLGFDPGIALDALEAGALSAGLSGTGPAFVALADEDSAGKVIDSWENLEGNVTLTSVDNEGTHVLD, via the coding sequence TTGAAAAAAGCAGTAAAAGCACCTGGATCAGCCACGGTTATAAATGCCATTGCAACAGGAAGGGGCTCTGCATTCGGGATAGGCCTCAGTGTCAGGGCAGAGGCCAAACTCATAGATGCTGGTATAGAGTGCATCTCCCTTGAGGGTGCAGACACTGGACTCATAGAAATCTGCACAGAGATGGTCCTTGAGCATTACGGCGCCGATACTGGTGTGAGGGTGGTTACAGCCTCTGATTTACCTGTTGCGAGCGGTCTCTCAAGCAGCAGCGCGGCATCCAACGCCACCGTGATGGCGGTTTCTGAACTCATATCAGAGGAATTTCAATTGGAACCCATGGATGGACGTGAGATGCTCAACATGGCAGTGGACGCATCCCTCCGGGCAGGGGTGACGGTGACAGGGGCCTATGATGATGCAAGTGCATCATTCTATGGGGGCCTCACCGTGACAGATAACATGGCAAGGCGCATACTCTGCAGGAGGGAAATGGAAAATCAAAAGGTATTAATATACATGCCGGACAGAAAATCACTGACTGCACAATCAGATGTCCCGAGGATGAAACTGCTGGCTCCCTGGGTTGACATGGCCTTCAGGGAGGTCCTTAAGGGAAGGGTGCACAGTGCACTGACACTTAACGGGATACTCTATTGTGCATCCCTGGGATTCGATCCGGGAATAGCCCTCGATGCCCTTGAGGCAGGTGCCCTCTCAGCGGGTCTTTCAGGCACGGGACCAGCGTTTGTGGCGCTGGCTGATGAGGATTCTGCAGGGAAGGTCATTGATTCATGGGAGAACCTTGAGGGCAATGTTACTTTAACCTCAGTGGATAACGAGGGTACACATGTGCTTGACTGA
- a CDS encoding chorismate mutase, which translates to MDESRALETLKRSRREIDRIDREILDLISSRTSLAREIAEAKLALGMEIFDPERELEIIERTRRIARAYGINEDKLIQLMKILMDLSKTEQKELLRRQ; encoded by the coding sequence ATGGACGAATCCAGAGCACTGGAAACCCTTAAAAGGTCTAGAAGGGAAATAGATAGAATAGACAGGGAGATACTTGACCTCATATCCTCACGGACATCCCTTGCACGTGAGATAGCTGAGGCAAAACTTGCCCTGGGAATGGAAATATTTGACCCTGAGAGGGAGCTTGAGATAATAGAGAGGACCCGGAGGATCGCCAGGGCCTATGGTATCAATGAGGATAAGCTCATTCAGCTGATGAAGATTCTGATGGATCTAAGCAAAACTGAACAGAAAGAACTGTTAAGGAGGCAATGA
- a CDS encoding 30S ribosomal protein S17e has translation MGNIRTSFVKRIAKELIETHPGKFTSDFDKNKKLVEEFSTVSTKHLRNKIAGYITRIISQQK, from the coding sequence ATGGGAAACATAAGAACATCCTTTGTAAAAAGAATCGCGAAAGAACTGATAGAAACTCATCCAGGTAAATTCACATCTGATTTTGATAAAAACAAGAAACTTGTGGAGGAGTTCTCAACAGTCAGCACAAAACACCTCAGGAACAAGATCGCAGGTTACATCACAAGGATAATCAGCCAGCAGAAATAA
- a CDS encoding aspartate kinase: MELIVVKFGGTSIGNGRRIKKAARSVVKEYMKGKKVVVVVSAINKTTDELLQIVDEAMEDAVTEKQLAEIVSMGEMTSVRIFSSAIEALGVKSEYIDPFMDEWPIITDSNLLNAKVDFETTEKKSKELLKLLDQGIIPVVCGFLGRDPNGYITTLGRGGSDITAFLLGHCLKADEVIIVTDVGGVMSTDPNKLQGAKKLDKISVEEMRDLATHGAQVLHPHALKYKDPDINAKIIGFEHGDLSAPGTEIIGPSKNKMVKTTTLNPEPISVVAVVGEKILNKPGILAKLTSKLAENSINIIGISTGQNSVTIFVDKKDADEAHRLLHDVVIADDNLSSLSLGRDIAMITISSPDFIDTPGIISEITKPLRDNDLNIVEISSSQTSVVIFVDWNDGKKAYELVRGVLE; encoded by the coding sequence ATGGAGTTAATAGTTGTTAAATTTGGTGGTACATCTATAGGAAATGGTAGACGAATTAAAAAGGCGGCCCGTTCTGTCGTGAAGGAGTACATGAAGGGCAAGAAGGTCGTTGTCGTTGTATCTGCCATCAATAAGACAACAGATGAACTCCTTCAGATAGTTGATGAGGCAATGGAAGATGCTGTTACAGAAAAGCAGCTGGCTGAGATAGTATCCATGGGTGAAATGACCAGTGTAAGAATATTTTCCTCTGCAATAGAGGCACTTGGAGTTAAATCTGAATACATAGACCCCTTCATGGATGAATGGCCAATAATAACCGACAGCAACCTTTTAAATGCTAAGGTGGACTTTGAGACAACCGAGAAGAAGTCAAAGGAACTCCTGAAACTTCTTGACCAGGGTATAATACCTGTGGTATGCGGATTCCTTGGCAGGGACCCCAATGGTTACATAACAACCCTGGGAAGGGGTGGAAGTGACATCACCGCCTTCCTCCTGGGGCACTGCCTGAAGGCGGATGAGGTTATAATCGTAACCGATGTTGGGGGAGTAATGTCAACGGATCCAAATAAACTGCAGGGCGCAAAGAAACTTGATAAGATCTCTGTTGAGGAGATGAGGGATCTTGCAACCCATGGGGCACAAGTACTACATCCACACGCCCTGAAATACAAGGACCCTGATATCAATGCAAAGATCATAGGTTTCGAGCATGGGGATCTCTCAGCCCCGGGCACTGAAATCATAGGCCCCTCAAAGAATAAGATGGTGAAGACAACAACCCTCAACCCTGAACCAATATCTGTGGTTGCGGTTGTAGGGGAGAAGATACTCAACAAGCCAGGTATACTGGCAAAGTTAACCTCAAAGCTTGCAGAGAACTCCATCAACATCATAGGAATTTCAACAGGCCAGAACTCCGTCACAATATTCGTTGATAAGAAGGACGCTGATGAGGCGCACAGGCTCCTCCATGATGTGGTCATTGCAGATGATAACCTCAGTTCACTCTCCCTGGGAAGGGATATTGCCATGATAACCATATCCAGCCCTGACTTCATAGACACTCCGGGCATAATATCCGAGATCACCAAGCCCCTCAGGGATAATGACCTTAACATAGTTGAAATTTCATCCTCACAGACATCTGTGGTTATCTTTGTCGACTGGAATGATGGTAAAAAGGCGTATGAACTTGTAAGGGGTGTTCTTGAATGA
- the dapA gene encoding 4-hydroxy-tetrahydrodipicolinate synthase: protein MKIEGTVVAMVTPFTEDDRVDEAGLRENINYLIENGVDGLLVAGTTGESATITHEEQRRMIDILVDEVNGRVKTIAGAGSNSSREALGLVEYAGDAGADAALVITPYYNKPQPHGLIEHYRMLEEASEIPLIIYNVPSRTGTDIDVDTVSELAGLDGIIGIKEANPDLDKISMLKSKLMDQGIDDFIILSGNDNLTLPMISMGAEGVISVVANVDPARMSRLVNEALSGDFESAMKTHYELYSLMKVLFIESNPVPVKEALNMMGRPAGHVRMPLAPLQDSSREKLRLVLEELALI, encoded by the coding sequence ATGAAGATTGAAGGCACAGTAGTGGCCATGGTGACTCCATTCACAGAGGATGACCGGGTGGATGAGGCCGGGCTGCGGGAAAACATAAACTACCTTATTGAGAATGGGGTTGATGGCTTGCTGGTTGCAGGTACAACAGGTGAATCAGCAACCATAACCCATGAGGAACAGAGGAGAATGATTGACATACTTGTGGATGAGGTTAACGGGCGTGTTAAGACCATCGCTGGGGCAGGAAGCAACTCCTCAAGGGAGGCCCTTGGCCTTGTAGAGTATGCGGGGGACGCAGGTGCAGACGCGGCCCTTGTGATAACACCCTACTACAACAAGCCCCAGCCCCATGGGTTAATTGAACACTACCGGATGCTGGAGGAGGCATCGGAGATACCCCTCATAATCTACAATGTGCCCTCAAGGACCGGTACGGATATCGACGTTGACACGGTATCTGAACTTGCAGGTCTCGACGGTATAATCGGTATAAAGGAGGCGAACCCCGACCTGGACAAGATCTCCATGCTCAAATCAAAGCTAATGGACCAGGGCATTGATGATTTCATCATACTCTCGGGTAACGATAACCTCACACTCCCGATGATCTCAATGGGTGCAGAGGGCGTCATATCCGTCGTGGCGAACGTCGACCCAGCCCGTATGAGCCGACTCGTCAACGAAGCCCTCTCAGGGGACTTTGAATCTGCAATGAAAACCCACTATGAACTTTACAGTCTCATGAAGGTCCTTTTCATCGAGAGCAACCCCGTACCTGTCAAGGAGGCCCTCAACATGATGGGAAGGCCTGCAGGTCATGTGAGGATGCCGCTAGCACCCCTACAGGACAGCAGCCGTGAGAAACTGAGGCTGGTACTTGAGGAGCTGGCACTTATCTGA
- the dapB gene encoding 4-hydroxy-tetrahydrodipicolinate reductase: MIKVAVTGACGRMGSGIIRRVLEEDDMELVAAIEAPGTPLKGRDVGEFTATGEVGVKVSDASELAEILRETEPDVLVDFTVAPAAVETIKTATEAGVNLVVGTTGFSDEQMQTIRESIERTGVRAVISPNMAVGVNVFFKVLSDLAPVLSDYDVEIIEAHHRHKKDAPSGTAMRALEVIAEATSRKPDEVAVHGRSGLTGERTRDEIGVHAVRGGDIVGDHIVLFAGDGERLEIVHRAHSRDAFIGGVIRALRFIEHAEPGKIMDMGDVLGIK; the protein is encoded by the coding sequence ATGATCAAGGTTGCGGTTACAGGTGCCTGCGGGCGCATGGGCTCTGGGATAATAAGGAGAGTGCTTGAAGAGGACGACATGGAGCTTGTGGCTGCCATCGAGGCCCCGGGAACACCCCTTAAGGGAAGGGATGTGGGTGAATTCACAGCCACAGGCGAAGTGGGTGTTAAGGTAAGCGACGCATCTGAACTTGCCGAAATACTCAGAGAGACGGAACCCGACGTTCTCGTTGACTTCACAGTGGCACCGGCAGCTGTTGAAACCATAAAGACAGCGACCGAAGCAGGGGTTAACCTTGTGGTTGGAACAACAGGATTTTCAGATGAGCAGATGCAGACCATCAGGGAATCCATTGAGAGGACAGGTGTGAGGGCTGTTATCTCACCAAACATGGCGGTGGGCGTCAACGTCTTCTTCAAGGTCCTCTCTGATCTGGCACCGGTACTCTCTGATTATGACGTTGAGATCATAGAGGCCCACCACAGACACAAGAAGGACGCCCCTTCAGGTACCGCGATGCGTGCACTGGAGGTTATCGCAGAGGCCACCTCCAGGAAACCCGATGAGGTGGCGGTTCATGGGAGGTCCGGTCTCACAGGTGAGAGAACCCGTGATGAGATAGGTGTCCATGCTGTGAGGGGCGGTGACATAGTGGGGGACCACATAGTCCTCTTTGCAGGTGATGGTGAACGCCTTGAAATAGTCCACAGGGCCCACAGCAGGGACGCATTTATAGGTGGAGTTATAAGGGCATTGAGGTTCATTGAACATGCAGAACCCGGGAAGATAATGGATATGGGGGATGTGCTTGGAATAAAATGA
- the asd gene encoding aspartate-semialdehyde dehydrogenase, with product MVNVGVLGATGMVGQRFIEMLENHPEFELTTLAASSRSAGKPYGEVANWYLDSEMPESVRDIEVVETDPASVGDVDILFSALPADVARKVEPKFAEKYIVASNASAMRMEPDVPLVIPEVNPEFLDLIEVQQRRRGWDGFIITNPNCSTIALTLTLKPIYDSYTIKRVYVSTMQAVSGAGYSGVPSMAILDNIIPYIGGEEEKIETETLHLLGELDDGIVKPASFGVSASCHRVPVVDGHTEAVFVELDDEFEIEDIKDAMDGFQGLPQKLGLHSAPEKPVVVLDEENRPQPRMDRDRDGGMSVTVGRLRKDAAFSNSLRYVLVGHNTVRGAAGASILNAELINEIL from the coding sequence ATGGTTAATGTTGGTGTTCTTGGAGCAACAGGGATGGTTGGGCAGCGGTTTATTGAAATGCTTGAGAATCATCCTGAATTTGAACTTACAACCCTCGCGGCATCTTCAAGGTCCGCAGGAAAACCCTATGGGGAGGTTGCAAACTGGTACCTTGACAGTGAGATGCCTGAGTCTGTAAGGGATATAGAGGTTGTTGAAACGGATCCTGCAAGTGTGGGGGATGTGGACATATTGTTCTCTGCACTTCCTGCAGATGTGGCCCGTAAGGTTGAGCCAAAGTTTGCTGAGAAGTACATCGTGGCTTCAAATGCCAGTGCAATGCGAATGGAACCCGATGTTCCCCTGGTGATCCCTGAGGTTAACCCGGAGTTCCTGGACCTCATAGAGGTTCAGCAGAGGAGGAGGGGATGGGATGGCTTCATCATAACCAACCCCAACTGCTCCACCATAGCACTTACCCTTACACTGAAGCCCATCTATGACAGCTACACCATAAAGAGGGTCTATGTCTCCACCATGCAGGCAGTTTCGGGCGCCGGCTACAGTGGGGTTCCATCAATGGCGATACTTGACAACATCATACCGTATATCGGAGGTGAGGAGGAGAAGATTGAAACCGAAACCCTACACCTACTCGGTGAACTTGACGATGGTATTGTTAAACCTGCAAGTTTCGGTGTGAGCGCATCATGCCACCGTGTCCCCGTTGTTGACGGTCACACAGAAGCTGTCTTCGTGGAACTGGATGATGAATTTGAAATTGAGGATATAAAGGATGCCATGGACGGGTTCCAGGGGCTCCCACAGAAACTGGGCCTTCACTCAGCACCTGAAAAACCTGTTGTGGTCCTGGATGAGGAGAACAGACCTCAGCCAAGGATGGACAGGGACAGGGATGGTGGAATGTCCGTCACTGTTGGAAGGCTAAGAAAGGATGCAGCATTCAGTAACAGCCTTAGATATGTCCTTGTAGGCCACAACACTGTGAGAGGGGCTGCTGGAGCCTCTATACTCAATGCAGAACTTATAAATGAGATACTGTAA
- a CDS encoding phosphatase PAP2 family protein has translation MQIITLGGTQIFWVLLCLTLYIFGGEDEKEAAFIALTALVMGFFLSEFLKAVIARPRPYEVLSWVKHTTTAGGYSMPSGHSVAAFSGFMALYFKFGRLWLFLLLASLVGVSRVCLGLHYPSDVVAGAFLGVLCALVALKVEKRVKCFGLCNFERLE, from the coding sequence ATGCAGATCATAACCCTTGGAGGAACCCAGATTTTCTGGGTATTGCTGTGCCTCACACTCTACATTTTTGGCGGGGAGGATGAGAAGGAGGCTGCATTCATTGCACTCACAGCCCTTGTCATGGGCTTCTTTCTCAGTGAATTCCTGAAGGCTGTTATTGCAAGGCCAAGGCCCTATGAGGTTCTCAGTTGGGTGAAGCACACCACAACAGCAGGCGGGTACTCCATGCCATCAGGGCACAGTGTGGCAGCATTCAGCGGATTCATGGCACTCTACTTTAAATTTGGTAGACTATGGCTTTTCTTGCTCCTTGCTTCCCTTGTTGGTGTTTCAAGGGTGTGCCTTGGTCTACATTACCCCAGTGATGTCGTTGCAGGGGCATTCCTTGGTGTTCTATGTGCCCTTGTGGCTCTAAAGGTGGAGAAAAGGGTTAAGTGTTTTGGCCTCTGCAACTTTGAAAGGCTTGAATGA
- a CDS encoding cyclase family protein — protein sequence MKIIDLTRRIEDSMPVFPGDPPVRIRTVEDGDYINSEIETGLHAGTHIDAPAHVHYGDETVDRIGLERLIGDGFLISPKTVKIPDGDIAVLKTGWTSKWGLEEYFKDYRGIPLCLAEKLVDHGVKGVCTDGPSVDMPGETAVHRLLLENGIWIVENIRNTDMVPKTFRIFVVPLNVMAEASPARVFAITD from the coding sequence ATGAAAATCATTGACCTGACCCGCAGAATTGAGGATTCCATGCCTGTCTTTCCAGGGGATCCTCCTGTAAGAATAAGGACAGTTGAAGATGGAGATTACATTAACTCAGAGATAGAGACAGGATTGCACGCTGGAACCCACATAGATGCGCCGGCACACGTACATTATGGTGATGAAACCGTTGATAGGATAGGCCTCGAAAGACTTATAGGAGATGGATTCCTTATATCACCCAAAACAGTTAAGATTCCTGATGGGGACATTGCGGTTCTGAAAACCGGGTGGACCTCGAAGTGGGGCCTTGAGGAATACTTCAAGGACTACAGAGGCATTCCCCTCTGTCTTGCAGAGAAACTGGTTGACCATGGAGTGAAGGGGGTGTGCACAGACGGGCCAAGCGTTGACATGCCTGGAGAAACAGCTGTACACAGACTCCTCCTTGAAAACGGCATATGGATAGTCGAAAACATAAGAAACACGGATATGGTTCCAAAAACATTCAGAATATTCGTTGTTCCCCTGAATGTGATGGCAGAGGCATCACCCGCAAGGGTATTTGCCATCACAGACTGA